A genome region from Tautonia marina includes the following:
- a CDS encoding peptide chain release factor family protein, with the protein MNTPSDQGPHPSAEPLDRLLADCEVKFARRSGPGGQNRNKVETAAILTHRPTGLSAEANERRSQGENRAVALMRLRVLLALEVRRPVDSEAGPSALWRSRLKGGRIEVSPSHDDFPALLAEAIDAISASDADVKAAAEALGCSASQLVKLLKLEPRAMKRVNYQRVAVGLRPLK; encoded by the coding sequence ATGAACACGCCATCAGACCAGGGCCCCCACCCCTCGGCCGAGCCGCTGGATCGGCTCCTGGCCGACTGCGAGGTGAAATTTGCTCGGCGATCGGGACCAGGGGGGCAGAACCGCAACAAGGTGGAGACGGCGGCGATCTTGACCCACCGGCCGACCGGCCTCTCGGCTGAGGCCAACGAGCGGCGATCGCAGGGGGAGAATCGGGCGGTCGCGCTGATGAGGTTGCGGGTTCTCCTGGCGCTGGAGGTGCGCCGCCCGGTCGACTCGGAGGCCGGGCCGAGCGCCTTGTGGCGCTCGCGTTTGAAGGGAGGTCGAATCGAGGTCAGTCCGTCGCACGACGACTTCCCCGCCCTGCTGGCCGAGGCGATCGATGCCATTTCCGCCTCTGATGCCGACGTGAAGGCCGCGGCCGAGGCCCTTGGCTGTTCGGCCTCGCAACTGGTCAAGCTGCTGAAGCTGGAGCCGAGGGCCATGAAGCGGGTGAACTACCAGCGCGTGGCGGTGGGGCTCCGGCCGCTCAAGTGA
- a CDS encoding secondary thiamine-phosphate synthase enzyme YjbQ produces the protein MKSHTEYLTFTVPARMDFLNITSRVEEAVRSSGVQEGLVLVNAMHITASVFINDDESGLHSDYKQWLEGLAPFDASPQRYRHNRTGEDNADAHLKRQVMGREVVVAITRGKLDFGPWEQIFYGEFDGNRPKRVLIKVIGE, from the coding sequence ATGAAGTCGCATACCGAATACCTGACGTTCACCGTTCCGGCCCGGATGGATTTTCTGAACATCACGTCTCGGGTGGAGGAGGCGGTTCGATCGAGCGGCGTGCAGGAAGGGCTTGTGCTGGTGAATGCCATGCATATTACGGCATCGGTGTTTATCAATGATGATGAATCGGGGTTGCATTCCGATTACAAGCAGTGGCTCGAAGGGCTGGCGCCGTTTGATGCGTCTCCGCAGCGGTATCGACACAATCGAACAGGGGAGGACAATGCCGATGCTCACCTGAAGCGTCAGGTCATGGGGCGGGAAGTGGTGGTGGCGATTACCAGGGGGAAGCTCGACTTCGGGCCCTGGGAACAGATCTTTTACGGCGAATTTGACGGGAATCGACCGAAGCGGGTCTTGATCAAGGTGATTGGCGAATGA
- a CDS encoding PAS domain-containing protein: MHRHPRPVIVDYVFAMAAVGLSIGLRVLLDPSLGTRQPYVTFYPAILFAALYLGTLPAILAIAVSLVAGAALFVVPELEPLVPGAADVTAITTFLLTSLVIVWLCESYHRAQRRNESESRERLRAEASERQQRERLEAILSSLGEGVIVAGEDGLVVKLNPIAEHLTGWTASEAIGQPLETVFHTRDPRTTKTAELPVAEILRGGIVHRTGEPALLHRRDGSELPIEATSAAIQDDGQGQGGLVVVLRDVSERLRIENAERADRERLRLAMEAGRLGTWDWDIRAGTVKSAENHLASFGVPSGRFQGTFDSFRSLVHPEDLPRLDQCLRQALNQGNSYESEFRLQRPDGSIVWLSDRGVVIRDHENVPIRMIGVCADITARKQDEAALRASERHFRLLADAVPQIVWTADPDGDLLSLNRRWYDYVGMAPDDPGVLDRWREAIHPDDLPGIFERWHQSYQSGEVFEGEYRIRDRFGNYRWHLGRGVPVRDAHGTIKRWIGSGTDIDDRKRAERTLHLLADAGILLSNPTDLEGTLRRVPRLVIPGLADSCVVYLTEPDGTIRRAAIAHHDPGIEQVMVDVLGSSRIDPNGSSPVAEVLRTGVPDLRAEIDSETLASLIPDPDRRERFRPAWPVSHLIVPMMVAGKTIGAFGLAMTSTDRRFSSDDLPVVEDLARRAAIALENARLYLELRETDRRKTEFLAVLAHELRNPLAPIRTALELLKLPESARKQDPEAADREAMRAMASSQVAHMARLIEDLMDVTRISRGTIELRRESIDLVSVARRVVSAVGTQVAEIGQALSVDFPSEPIWIQADPARIEQILWNILTNASKYSDAGGRITLTIAPDDDETMIQVKDTGIGIAPEALAQIFELFVQADQGPGRHRGGLGIGLSLVRMLVELHGGTIRAHSNGLGQGSEFVVRLPRITTPELLPAAADHPSFDDRIARPTLETPLRLLIVDDNRDAAITMGTLLGKLAGHDVRLAHNGPQALQAAEAFKPEVVLLDIGLPGMDGYEVARRLRASASSANALLIALTGWGQKEDHRRSQAAGFDHHLVKPVDSEVIEELIAASRLATRSGPNP, translated from the coding sequence ATGCATCGTCACCCTCGACCTGTCATTGTTGATTACGTGTTCGCAATGGCCGCGGTCGGTCTGTCGATCGGCCTCCGCGTTCTCCTCGACCCGTCACTCGGGACTCGGCAGCCGTATGTGACCTTCTATCCCGCCATTTTGTTCGCGGCGCTGTACCTCGGCACCTTGCCTGCGATTCTGGCGATCGCCGTGTCTCTGGTCGCCGGCGCAGCCCTGTTCGTGGTTCCCGAGTTAGAACCGCTGGTCCCAGGGGCGGCCGATGTCACGGCAATCACCACGTTTCTGCTGACCAGCCTGGTCATCGTCTGGCTCTGCGAATCGTACCATCGAGCCCAGCGGCGCAACGAGTCGGAATCGCGCGAACGCCTCCGAGCCGAAGCCTCCGAACGCCAACAGCGAGAACGGCTTGAGGCCATTCTTTCGAGCCTCGGCGAGGGGGTCATCGTCGCCGGCGAGGATGGCCTGGTCGTGAAGCTGAACCCCATCGCCGAGCACCTCACCGGCTGGACCGCCTCCGAGGCCATCGGGCAGCCTCTGGAAACCGTCTTCCACACCCGAGACCCACGGACCACCAAGACCGCCGAGCTTCCGGTGGCCGAGATCCTGCGCGGCGGCATCGTCCACCGCACCGGAGAGCCCGCCCTGCTCCACCGTCGAGACGGTTCGGAACTCCCCATCGAGGCCACTTCGGCGGCGATTCAAGACGACGGCCAGGGCCAGGGCGGCCTGGTCGTCGTGCTCCGCGACGTTTCCGAACGCCTCCGCATCGAAAACGCCGAACGCGCCGACCGCGAACGCCTGCGGCTCGCCATGGAGGCCGGACGCCTCGGCACCTGGGACTGGGACATCCGCGCCGGAACCGTCAAATCGGCCGAGAATCACCTCGCCAGCTTCGGAGTTCCCTCCGGACGCTTTCAGGGCACCTTCGACAGTTTCCGATCACTGGTCCACCCCGAGGATCTGCCCAGGCTGGATCAATGCCTTCGCCAGGCGCTCAACCAGGGCAATTCGTACGAGTCGGAGTTCCGGCTGCAACGCCCCGACGGCTCGATCGTCTGGCTCTCCGATCGCGGCGTCGTGATCCGCGATCACGAGAACGTCCCCATCCGTATGATCGGCGTCTGCGCAGACATCACCGCCCGCAAGCAAGATGAGGCCGCGCTGCGCGCCTCCGAACGCCATTTCCGCCTGCTCGCCGATGCGGTGCCCCAGATCGTCTGGACCGCCGATCCCGACGGTGACCTCCTTTCCCTGAACCGTCGCTGGTACGACTATGTGGGAATGGCCCCCGACGATCCCGGTGTCCTCGATCGCTGGCGAGAGGCCATCCACCCCGACGACCTCCCGGGCATTTTCGAGCGATGGCACCAGTCTTACCAGTCCGGCGAGGTGTTCGAGGGGGAATATCGCATCCGAGACCGCTTCGGGAACTACCGCTGGCACCTCGGGCGTGGCGTCCCGGTCCGAGATGCTCACGGAACCATCAAGCGATGGATCGGTTCGGGGACCGACATTGACGACCGCAAACGCGCCGAACGCACGCTCCATCTCCTGGCCGACGCCGGGATCCTCCTCTCAAACCCGACCGATCTGGAAGGCACCCTCAGGCGAGTCCCTCGGCTGGTCATTCCCGGCCTGGCCGATTCCTGCGTCGTCTACCTGACCGAGCCCGACGGAACCATCCGGCGAGCGGCAATCGCCCACCACGACCCCGGCATCGAGCAGGTGATGGTCGATGTCCTCGGCTCCTCCCGCATCGACCCCAACGGCTCGTCTCCGGTCGCCGAGGTGCTTCGAACCGGAGTGCCCGACCTGCGGGCCGAGATCGACTCGGAAACGCTCGCCAGCCTGATCCCCGACCCCGACCGTCGGGAACGCTTTCGCCCCGCCTGGCCGGTCTCTCATCTGATCGTCCCCATGATGGTCGCCGGGAAAACCATCGGCGCCTTCGGGCTGGCCATGACCAGCACCGATCGCCGCTTCTCGTCCGACGACCTTCCCGTGGTCGAGGATCTCGCCCGCCGCGCCGCCATCGCCCTTGAAAACGCCCGGCTCTACCTCGAACTCCGAGAAACCGACCGGCGCAAGACCGAGTTCCTGGCCGTGCTCGCCCACGAGCTGCGCAACCCCCTGGCCCCGATCCGCACCGCCCTCGAACTGCTTAAACTTCCCGAATCCGCTCGAAAGCAAGACCCCGAAGCCGCCGACCGCGAAGCCATGCGAGCGATGGCCAGCAGTCAGGTCGCGCACATGGCCCGTCTCATCGAAGACCTGATGGACGTCACCCGAATCAGCCGGGGCACCATCGAGCTGCGTCGGGAATCGATCGACCTCGTCTCGGTCGCCCGTCGCGTCGTCTCGGCCGTGGGAACCCAGGTGGCCGAGATTGGCCAGGCCCTCTCGGTCGATTTTCCGTCCGAACCGATCTGGATTCAGGCCGATCCTGCCCGGATCGAGCAGATTCTCTGGAACATCCTGACCAACGCCTCCAAATACTCCGATGCTGGAGGTCGCATCACGCTGACGATTGCCCCAGACGACGATGAGACGATGATCCAGGTCAAGGACACCGGCATCGGCATCGCCCCGGAGGCCCTGGCTCAGATCTTCGAGCTGTTCGTCCAGGCCGATCAGGGGCCGGGCCGACATCGAGGGGGCCTCGGAATCGGTCTGAGCCTCGTTCGAATGCTCGTCGAGCTGCACGGTGGAACCATCCGGGCTCACAGCAACGGCCTGGGTCAGGGAAGCGAGTTCGTGGTCCGCTTGCCGAGAATCACCACCCCCGAATTGCTCCCCGCCGCGGCCGATCACCCTTCCTTCGACGATCGGATCGCTCGGCCCACCCTGGAGACTCCCCTTCGGCTCCTGATCGTCGACGACAACCGCGATGCGGCCATCACGATGGGCACGCTTCTGGGCAAGCTCGCCGGGCACGACGTTCGGCTCGCCCACAACGGCCCTCAGGCGCTCCAGGCCGCCGAAGCCTTCAAGCCCGAGGTGGTCTTGCTCGACATCGGCCTGCCTGGCATGGATGGCTACGAGGTCGCCCGAAGGCTCCGCGCCTCCGCGTCCAGCGCCAACGCCCTGCTGATTGCCCTGACCGGCTGGGGGCAGAAGGAAGATCATCGCCGATCGCAAGCCGCCGGCTTCGATCACCACCTGGTCAAGCCGGTGGACTCGGAGGTGATCGAGGAGCTGATCGCCGCGTCGCGACTGGCAACCCGATCCGGCCCGAATCCTTGA
- a CDS encoding SDR family oxidoreductase, whose amino-acid sequence MSDRPLFITGATGALGRRLIHELLDTTDRTLYLLIRRKGRLSTQDRARKLLAPLGLDALVGSRVRAVEGDVTQPGLGLDPADRDRLRREVVEFFHIAALTELNGSKDQCDRINIGGTTEALRLAWDLLENGRLERHFHFSTAYVPGSLRPYRSLEDEMAPEPAHANHYEASKYEGERLVRSAMDAGLPVTIFRPSIVVGDSATGEVTEFNVIYPFFKLYVHGILNVLPARADETFNIVPIDFVTRAVRAIASRPDSVGKTYHLTSERPPSIGTLLRVKDIEFPKMPPVTLVDPEEFDRGTHSFVVNKVRRFIEPYLGYLRCQLTFDTSNARAALDGSGIAFPETDYEFLKRILQYAVDRKYLIA is encoded by the coding sequence ATGAGTGACCGGCCCCTTTTTATCACCGGAGCGACCGGCGCGCTGGGTCGCCGCCTGATTCACGAGTTACTTGACACCACGGACCGGACGCTCTATCTGCTGATCCGCCGCAAAGGGCGGCTCTCGACGCAGGATCGAGCCCGCAAGCTCCTGGCCCCGCTCGGGCTCGATGCCCTGGTCGGTTCTCGGGTCAGGGCGGTCGAGGGAGACGTGACCCAGCCGGGGCTTGGCCTCGATCCGGCCGACCGCGACCGGTTGCGCCGCGAGGTGGTCGAGTTCTTCCACATCGCGGCCCTGACCGAGCTGAACGGCAGCAAGGACCAGTGCGACCGCATCAACATCGGCGGCACGACCGAGGCGCTGCGGCTGGCCTGGGACCTGCTTGAAAACGGCCGGCTCGAACGCCACTTCCACTTCAGTACCGCCTACGTGCCGGGGAGCCTTCGCCCCTATCGGTCGCTCGAAGACGAGATGGCTCCCGAGCCGGCGCATGCGAACCATTATGAGGCGAGCAAGTACGAGGGAGAGCGGCTGGTTCGCAGTGCGATGGATGCCGGCCTGCCGGTGACGATCTTCCGGCCGAGCATCGTCGTTGGCGATTCGGCCACGGGGGAAGTGACCGAGTTCAATGTCATTTATCCGTTCTTCAAGCTGTATGTTCATGGGATTTTGAACGTCTTGCCCGCTCGGGCCGACGAGACGTTCAACATCGTGCCGATCGACTTCGTGACACGAGCAGTTCGGGCAATTGCCTCGCGGCCGGACTCGGTGGGCAAGACGTACCACCTGACCTCCGAGCGGCCGCCGTCGATCGGCACCTTGCTGCGCGTCAAGGACATCGAATTCCCGAAAATGCCCCCGGTGACGCTGGTCGATCCGGAAGAGTTCGACCGGGGCACGCACTCGTTTGTTGTGAACAAGGTGCGGCGATTTATCGAGCCTTACCTGGGCTATCTGCGCTGTCAGTTGACCTTTGACACGTCGAACGCTCGGGCCGCGCTCGACGGCTCGGGAATCGCGTTCCCGGAAACCGATTACGAGTTCCTCAAGCGGATCTTGCAGTACGCGGTGGATCGGAAGTATCTGATCGCCTGA
- a CDS encoding class I SAM-dependent methyltransferase encodes MHTPDNDRAGTGIGMAAAFEGANSGGTSGFYPLVLRWFGMLPFQRSTGGGTTLRKRLTRSWYEFLSFMDRRVHLMFMNYGYATLDGDEPTVALEPEDGKYRYFIQLYHKVASAIDLRGKSVLEVGSGRGGGASFVCRYLNPGSMTGMDYADRAVKFCRRTYHEDGLSFASGDAEQMPWPDESFDVILNVESSHCYPHMDRFVQEAYRVLRPGGHLLFADMRHREVIGSVFESFRSAGFEIVEEQEITRNVLRALELDNDRKSTLIHREVPRVFRPMFRCFAGMAGTESFQSFASGEWVYWRFVLRKPEASGGVSAGA; translated from the coding sequence ATGCACACTCCGGATAATGATCGGGCTGGAACAGGGATCGGCATGGCGGCCGCGTTCGAGGGGGCCAATTCCGGGGGGACGAGCGGGTTTTATCCGCTGGTGCTCCGATGGTTTGGAATGCTGCCCTTTCAGCGTTCGACCGGCGGCGGCACCACGCTCCGAAAACGCCTGACCCGCAGCTGGTACGAGTTTCTGAGCTTCATGGACCGTCGGGTTCACCTGATGTTCATGAACTACGGTTACGCAACCCTCGACGGGGATGAACCGACGGTTGCCCTGGAGCCGGAAGACGGCAAGTACCGCTACTTCATCCAGCTTTATCACAAGGTTGCCAGCGCGATTGATTTGCGCGGGAAGTCGGTGCTGGAGGTCGGTTCGGGACGAGGAGGAGGCGCCTCGTTCGTGTGCCGGTATCTGAATCCGGGCTCGATGACCGGCATGGACTACGCCGATCGGGCCGTGAAGTTCTGCCGACGAACCTATCACGAGGATGGCCTGAGTTTTGCTTCGGGAGATGCCGAGCAGATGCCCTGGCCCGATGAGTCGTTTGACGTGATCTTGAACGTCGAGTCGTCGCATTGCTATCCGCACATGGATCGGTTTGTTCAGGAAGCGTATCGGGTGCTTCGGCCCGGTGGGCACTTGCTCTTTGCCGACATGAGGCACCGCGAGGTGATCGGCTCGGTCTTCGAGTCGTTCCGCTCGGCCGGCTTCGAGATCGTTGAGGAGCAGGAGATCACCCGAAACGTGCTCCGGGCCCTGGAACTGGATAACGATCGCAAGAGCACGCTGATTCACCGAGAGGTACCCCGGGTCTTTCGCCCGATGTTCCGATGCTTCGCCGGGATGGCGGGGACCGAGTCGTTCCAGTCGTTCGCCTCGGGGGAATGGGTGTATTGGAGATTCGTGCTTCGCAAGCCCGAAGCCTCTGGCGGTGTGTCCGCCGGCGCCTGA
- a CDS encoding sodium-translocating pyrophosphatase, with translation MSEIPIPIWWWVAPIGAIAALVSAFGFYRQLLAASPGDERMQEIAGYVREGAYAYLKRQYLVVGLAFVFLVILLALQSFVLKQQHNLVPFAFLTGGFFSGLSGFIGMNTATLASNRTTQGAKESLNRGLQVAFRAGAVMGLVVVGLGLLDISAWFWLLAWLLPRTIDGFHMSLEQITVVMLTFGMGASTQALFARVGGGIFTKAADVGADLVGKVEAGIPEDDPRNPAVIADNVGDNVGDVAGMGADLYESYCGSILATAALGAAAALGLRAASGEALSSEEMIYAQAQLVAAPMILAGIGILLSILGVFLVKTEEGASQLSLLWALRRGIYGSSAFIVVAALLVCWLVLPPDIWLGVFLAITVGLIVGILIGYFTEYYTSADFTPTKWIADQSVTGPATTIIAGMAQGMLSTWASIAIVGLGTILAYFIAGGATNATLGLYGVGFAAVGMLSTLGVTLATDAYGPIADNAGGNAEMTHQPPEVRQRTDALDSLGNTTAATGKGFAIGSAALTALALLAAFVEEVRIGIQREGLSYVEEHQGELEQGRIYPIGSGKYVELSESVDPETGFYPTYFESSGGAPFVEADGVLVQASDTQIVEHYKPEIAAATPIINLVRVRTATLSNFMEYYGVNLMNPKLLVGVFAGVLMVFVFCGLTMKAVGRAAGRMVEEVRRQFRELNLLTDPNAKADYAECVTIATRGAQREMIVPAILAVSAPLVVGMVLDVSGLMGLLAGALTAGFAMAIFMANSGGAWDNAKKYIEAGAMGGKGSDPHKAAVVGDTVGDPFKDTSGPSLNILIKLMSMVAVVFAGVIVKYAPLIGDYLGIN, from the coding sequence ATGTCCGAGATTCCGATTCCGATCTGGTGGTGGGTGGCTCCGATCGGGGCGATTGCCGCCCTGGTGTCCGCCTTCGGCTTCTATCGCCAGTTGCTCGCGGCGTCTCCCGGCGACGAGCGAATGCAGGAAATTGCCGGATATGTTCGGGAGGGGGCCTACGCCTACCTGAAGCGGCAGTATCTGGTGGTGGGGCTGGCGTTTGTGTTCCTGGTGATCTTGCTGGCTTTGCAGTCGTTCGTCTTGAAGCAGCAACATAACCTGGTGCCGTTTGCGTTTCTGACCGGTGGGTTCTTCAGCGGCCTGAGCGGGTTCATCGGCATGAATACCGCCACGTTGGCCTCGAACCGGACGACGCAAGGGGCCAAGGAATCGCTCAACCGAGGCTTGCAGGTCGCCTTCCGGGCCGGGGCGGTGATGGGCCTGGTGGTCGTCGGGCTGGGATTGCTCGACATCAGCGCCTGGTTCTGGCTCCTGGCCTGGCTCTTGCCCCGAACGATCGACGGCTTCCACATGTCGTTGGAGCAGATCACCGTGGTGATGCTGACCTTCGGCATGGGAGCCTCGACTCAGGCCCTGTTTGCCCGCGTCGGCGGCGGGATCTTCACAAAGGCGGCCGACGTGGGGGCCGACCTCGTCGGCAAGGTCGAGGCGGGGATTCCCGAGGACGACCCGCGGAACCCGGCGGTGATTGCCGACAACGTCGGTGACAATGTCGGCGACGTGGCGGGCATGGGGGCTGACCTGTACGAAAGCTATTGCGGTTCGATTCTCGCCACCGCCGCCCTGGGCGCGGCCGCGGCCCTGGGGCTTCGGGCCGCCAGCGGAGAGGCGTTGAGCTCTGAGGAGATGATCTACGCGCAGGCCCAGCTGGTGGCGGCGCCGATGATCCTGGCAGGCATCGGCATTCTGCTGTCAATCCTCGGCGTCTTCCTGGTCAAGACGGAGGAAGGGGCCAGCCAGCTGAGCCTCCTGTGGGCGTTGCGGCGCGGGATTTACGGCTCCAGCGCGTTCATTGTGGTGGCGGCCTTGCTGGTCTGCTGGTTGGTCCTGCCGCCCGACATCTGGCTTGGGGTCTTCCTGGCGATTACGGTCGGTTTGATTGTCGGAATCTTGATCGGTTACTTCACGGAGTACTACACGTCGGCCGACTTCACGCCGACGAAGTGGATCGCCGACCAGAGCGTGACCGGACCGGCGACGACGATCATTGCCGGGATGGCGCAGGGGATGCTCAGCACCTGGGCGTCGATCGCCATTGTCGGGCTGGGAACGATCCTGGCGTACTTCATCGCCGGGGGGGCGACCAACGCGACGCTGGGCCTGTACGGGGTGGGCTTCGCGGCGGTCGGGATGCTCTCGACCCTGGGAGTGACCCTGGCGACCGACGCCTACGGTCCGATCGCCGACAACGCGGGCGGCAACGCCGAGATGACCCACCAGCCGCCGGAGGTCCGTCAGCGAACCGATGCACTCGACTCGCTCGGCAACACGACGGCCGCGACGGGCAAGGGGTTTGCCATCGGCTCGGCCGCGTTGACGGCCCTGGCCTTGCTGGCGGCCTTTGTGGAGGAGGTTCGCATCGGCATCCAGCGGGAAGGGCTCTCGTACGTCGAGGAGCATCAAGGAGAGCTGGAGCAGGGCCGGATCTACCCGATCGGCAGCGGAAAGTACGTTGAGCTGTCCGAGTCGGTCGATCCGGAGACCGGTTTCTATCCGACCTATTTCGAGTCCAGCGGCGGGGCTCCGTTTGTCGAGGCCGACGGTGTTCTGGTGCAGGCCAGCGATACCCAGATCGTCGAACACTACAAGCCCGAGATCGCAGCGGCCACGCCGATCATCAACCTGGTTCGGGTTCGGACGGCCACCCTCTCCAATTTCATGGAGTATTACGGCGTCAACCTGATGAACCCGAAGCTGCTGGTCGGGGTCTTCGCGGGGGTCTTGATGGTCTTTGTCTTCTGCGGCCTGACGATGAAGGCCGTGGGACGGGCCGCCGGTCGGATGGTCGAGGAGGTCCGCCGCCAGTTCCGCGAGCTGAACCTCTTGACCGATCCGAACGCCAAGGCCGACTACGCCGAGTGCGTGACCATCGCCACCCGAGGTGCCCAGCGCGAGATGATCGTTCCGGCGATCCTGGCCGTCTCGGCTCCCCTGGTCGTGGGGATGGTCCTCGACGTGAGCGGCCTGATGGGCCTGCTGGCCGGAGCGTTGACCGCGGGCTTTGCGATGGCCATTTTCATGGCCAACTCGGGAGGTGCCTGGGATAACGCCAAGAAGTACATCGAGGCCGGAGCGATGGGCGGCAAGGGGTCGGACCCGCACAAGGCGGCCGTCGTCGGCGACACGGTCGGCGACCCGTTCAAGGACACCTCGGGACCGAGCCTGAACATTCTCATCAAGCTGATGAGCATGGTGGCTGTGGTCTTTGCGGGGGTGATTGTGAAGTACGCCCCGCTGATCGGTGATTACCTCGGAATCAACTGA
- a CDS encoding alpha/beta hydrolase, with the protein MPLDPYAQALLDLQQMTGFRGFDTLPVAEARAMMTARMADVPREPVPRVENLSTDTGIPIRLYWPHAEPDSSSLRPALVFSHGGGWILGDCDMVDGTCRSLANASECVVASVDYRLAPEHRFPTAAEDAYHAFRWVRAQADRLGIDPHRVAVGGDSAGGNLAIVSCLMARDRGEPAPAFQLLIYPVADSACNTPSYSECATGFGLTRNAMQYYWQQYLADPADGTHPYASPLRADLTGLPPAFVLTAEYDPLRDEGEALAQRLTEAGVATRHRRFDGQIHGFFHLGHIMPQGKDAVAEAAQALRQALA; encoded by the coding sequence ATGCCGCTCGACCCGTACGCTCAGGCCCTGCTCGATCTGCAGCAAATGACCGGCTTTCGCGGCTTCGACACCCTGCCCGTGGCCGAAGCCCGCGCCATGATGACCGCCCGCATGGCCGACGTCCCCCGCGAACCGGTCCCCCGCGTCGAGAACCTCTCCACCGATACCGGAATCCCGATTCGGCTCTACTGGCCCCACGCCGAACCAGACAGCTCCTCCCTCCGACCGGCCCTCGTCTTCTCCCACGGCGGCGGCTGGATTTTGGGCGATTGCGACATGGTTGACGGCACCTGCCGAAGCCTGGCGAACGCTTCCGAATGCGTCGTTGCCTCGGTCGATTACCGCCTCGCCCCCGAACATCGCTTCCCCACCGCGGCCGAAGACGCCTACCACGCCTTCCGGTGGGTCCGCGCCCAGGCCGATCGACTCGGCATTGATCCGCATCGCGTCGCCGTCGGCGGCGACAGCGCGGGGGGGAACCTGGCGATCGTCTCCTGCCTGATGGCCCGGGATCGCGGCGAGCCGGCCCCCGCCTTCCAGCTCTTGATCTACCCCGTCGCCGACTCGGCCTGCAACACCCCCTCCTACTCCGAGTGCGCCACCGGCTTCGGCCTCACCCGAAACGCCATGCAGTATTACTGGCAGCAGTACCTCGCCGACCCCGCCGACGGTACCCACCCCTACGCCTCTCCTCTCCGTGCCGACCTGACCGGACTACCCCCTGCCTTCGTCCTGACGGCCGAGTACGACCCCCTCCGCGACGAAGGCGAAGCCCTTGCCCAGCGCCTGACCGAGGCCGGCGTTGCGACCCGCCACCGCCGCTTCGACGGCCAGATTCACGGCTTCTTCCACCTCGGCCACATCATGCCCCAGGGGAAAGATGCCGTCGCCGAGGCCGCCCAGGCCCTCCGCCAGGCCCTCGCCTGA